The Candidatus Aegiribacteria sp. nucleotide sequence GCCTGGGTTTGAAAGAAGACGGCTCGATAGTAGCATGGGGGGATAACAGCGAAGGCCAATGCAATGTCCCCGCGCCAAATACTGGTTTTGTGAATGTGAGAAGTGGGCTTGACCACAGCCTGGGGCTGAAAGAAGACGGCTCGATAGTAGCATGGGGAGATAACAGCGCAGGCCAATGCGACATCCCCGACTCCAATACGGTATTCGTGAACGCAGCAGGTGGATATTACCACAATCTGGGGCAAGTATCATGGATTCCAAGCCCGGTAAGGGCATCTTTGAACAGCTCCTCCCTGCTCTGCCCGTCAAGTTCAGACCACATTTTCACGGCGGATTCAAGGGACTTGCCGCTGCTCCATTGAATGAGCAGGGATCCAACCTTAGAATCGTCTACTCCAATCCATGTGGGTCTCTCCCTCAACACAGGGGAGGTCGCAGCTGGATGCCTGGGTAATGAGCGGAGAATGGATTACACCGTTCTCGGTGATACTATAAATACGGCTTCACGTCTCGAGGAGATTGCTGAGCCCGACCAAATAGTTATGGGACCAGAGACTGCATCTGCGGTCGCTGGAGTTGTTAATATCCGCGAGATAAGATCTTTCAAACTCAGGGGCAAGAAGGAACCGATGAAAGTGTTTGAAGTCCTTTACCAGGTTCACTGTGATTGACAGTTATGACCAAGACAAACTATCCTGGTCATGAAAGGAAATACAGGCAGTTCAAAATAGTAGGAACTATCAATATGTAACCCATGTACCTGCAAAGGATGTGACAGAGAGAGAAGAAAGTATATCTTGCCGAGTTCTATAGAGGAGCCTGAATGATATTTCTTTA carries:
- a CDS encoding adenylate/guanylate cyclase domain-containing protein is translated as MSRDPTLESSTPIHVGLSLNTGEVAAGCLGNERRMDYTVLGDTINTASRLEEIAEPDQIVMGPETASAVAGVVNIREIRSFKLRGKKEPMKVFEVLYQVHCD